In Sparus aurata chromosome 2, fSpaAur1.1, whole genome shotgun sequence, a single genomic region encodes these proteins:
- the tlcd5a gene encoding TLC domain-containing protein 5a: MALLVVSALLSLCCWVSFYFILCHINGSRSSEWNCRLVTLLHGILACCITAYIGYVDGPWPFTYPGTKNTPLQISAMVVSLGYFIFDMAWCVYFRTEGPVMLAHHTMSILGILLTLWLGESGIEGCAVLFGSEITNPLLQARWFLKQTGRYRTWLGDAVDVLFVLLFVVMRIFVGGTMLYCELISPRPRFFIKCGGVAMYALSWVFMVDIVRFAMRKSKSWHKQQRDQQEIVAANGHEGKKD; encoded by the exons ATGGCTCTGCTGGTGGTTAGTGCGCTCCTGTCCCTGTGCTGCTGGGTCTCTTTCTACTTCATCTTGTGTCACATTAACGGGTCGAGGAGCTCCGAGTGGAACTGTCGCCTTGTCACCCTGTTGCACGGCATCCTGGCATGCTGCATCACAGCATACATAGGCTATGTGGATGGACCCTGGCCTTTCACTTATCCAG GTACTAAGAACACTCCTCTTCAGATAAGTGCCATGGTGGTGAGTCTGGGCTACTTTATTTTTGATATGGCCTGGTGCGTGTACTTCCGCACAGAGGGACCTGTTATGCTGGCCCACCACACCATGAGCATCCTGGGAATCCTGCTGACCCTGTGGCTGGGGGAGTCTGGCATAGAGGGCTGCGCCGTCCTCTTTGGCAGCGAAATCACCAACCCCCTCCTGCAGGCACGCTGGTTCCTTAAACAGACGGGACGTTACAGGACGTGGCTGGGCGACGCCGTGGACGtcctgtttgtgctgctgtttgtggtGATGCGAATCTTTGTGGGAGGTACAATGCTGTACTGTGAGCTGATCTCCCCAAGACCCAGATTCTTCATCAAGTGTGGGGGAGTGGCAATGTACGCTCTATCCTGGGTGTTTATGGTGGACATTGTTCGGTTTGCCATGAGGAAGAGCAAGAGCTGgcacaaacagcagagagaccaACAAGAGATAGTGGCAGCTAACGGCCACGAAGGAAAGAAGGACTGA